A genomic segment from Chloroflexota bacterium encodes:
- a CDS encoding ABC transporter permease subunit (The N-terminal region of this protein, as described by TIGR01726, is a three transmembrane segment that identifies a subfamily of ABC transporter permease subunits, which specificities that include histidine, arginine, glutamine, glutamate, L-cystine (sic), the opines (in Agrobacterium) octopine and nopaline, etc.) gives MKEYLSDVWNHSDSRAKVVNVVVGLAAAIIAIYLVYSIFSNLFDFRFITGPYGSPDRSSIFAALEVEASDPRWLGMLKGAGNTISVVVFAIALSSLMGLLVGVARLANNPILTRLGKFYVETFRNLPLLLIMFFFAFGVFRALPQIQSESGIRGFLYISNRGLAIPWLAPTNDIWWIWPIALIIAAAIAMWVRRVREQQEELTGRVMRGNTWGIAVFVGLAVASFLALLLPLRVTLPEVVQSESGFFTYAGGNQLGLGYISALVSLALYFSAFIAEIVRGSIQAVPRGQVEASASLGFTVYQRFTLIVLPQALRIMIPALNNEYQNANKDSTLAHAIAYGEIVLISNRIVNNAGNLLQTYLFIFIVFILTNLIISMIMNTINKNVQLK, from the coding sequence ATGAAAGAATACCTCAGCGACGTTTGGAACCACAGTGACTCCCGCGCCAAAGTGGTGAACGTAGTCGTTGGCCTTGCCGCAGCAATCATTGCCATCTACCTGGTGTACTCCATCTTCTCCAACCTCTTTGACTTTCGCTTCATCACCGGTCCCTACGGCAGCCCGGACCGCAGCTCCATTTTCGCGGCCCTCGAGGTCGAGGCGAGCGATCCCCGATGGCTGGGCATGCTCAAGGGCGCGGGCAACACCATCTCCGTCGTCGTATTCGCAATCGCTCTGTCTTCGCTGATGGGTCTCCTCGTCGGCGTGGCCCGACTCGCCAACAACCCAATCCTCACCCGGCTGGGCAAGTTCTACGTAGAAACTTTCCGAAACCTCCCCCTTCTGCTGATCATGTTCTTCTTTGCCTTTGGCGTCTTCAGGGCATTGCCGCAGATCCAGTCAGAATCGGGAATCAGAGGGTTCCTCTACATCAGCAACCGGGGTTTGGCGATCCCGTGGCTGGCGCCAACCAACGACATCTGGTGGATTTGGCCCATTGCGCTCATCATCGCTGCCGCAATTGCGATGTGGGTACGCCGGGTCCGGGAACAGCAGGAGGAGTTGACGGGACGCGTCATGCGGGGCAACACATGGGGTATCGCCGTCTTTGTCGGTTTGGCCGTAGCCTCATTCCTCGCGTTGCTGCTCCCGTTGCGCGTCACCCTGCCTGAGGTGGTCCAGTCTGAGTCCGGGTTTTTCACCTACGCGGGCGGCAACCAGCTTGGGTTGGGATACATTAGCGCGCTGGTCTCCCTAGCCCTCTACTTCAGCGCGTTCATCGCGGAGATCGTGCGCGGGTCCATCCAGGCAGTTCCGCGCGGGCAAGTCGAGGCATCGGCCTCGCTGGGGTTCACCGTGTATCAACGGTTCACCCTCATCGTGCTGCCGCAGGCGCTGCGCATTATGATCCCTGCCCTGAACAATGAGTACCAGAACGCCAATAAGGACTCGACGTTGGCCCACGCCATCGCCTATGGCGAGATAGTCCTCATCTCCAACCGCATCGTGAACAACGCCGGTAACTTGCTGCAGACCTACCTGTTCATCTTCATAGTCTTCATCCTCACCAACCTCATCATCTCGATGATCATGAACACCATCAATAAGAACGTCCAGCTGAAATGA
- a CDS encoding amino acid ABC transporter ATP-binding protein: MVRMENVVKRFGTFTALNGVNISIGEGEVVVIIGPSGSGKSTLLRTINQLERHDGGRIIVDGKEITDDIRVLSKIRTETGMVFQQFNLFPHLTVLRNITLAPQKVRHMPQRDAEEQAYQLLERVGIPEQADKYPGQLSGGQQQRVAIARALAMNPRLMMFDEPTSALDPEMINEVLKVMMELAADGMTMICVTHEMGFARNVANRVVFMDEGEIVEVATAEEFFTAPKEPRTQMFLEQILTH, translated from the coding sequence ATGGTCCGCATGGAGAACGTAGTGAAGCGCTTCGGCACCTTCACCGCGCTCAATGGCGTTAACATCTCCATTGGGGAAGGCGAGGTCGTCGTGATCATCGGCCCCTCGGGGTCCGGCAAGTCGACCCTCTTACGCACCATCAACCAGCTCGAACGCCACGACGGCGGGCGCATCATCGTCGACGGCAAGGAGATTACGGACGACATCCGTGTGTTGTCCAAAATCCGCACGGAAACCGGAATGGTGTTCCAGCAGTTCAACCTGTTCCCCCACCTTACCGTACTGCGGAACATCACCCTTGCGCCGCAGAAGGTGCGTCACATGCCGCAAAGGGACGCGGAAGAACAGGCATACCAACTCCTGGAGCGCGTGGGCATACCCGAGCAGGCCGACAAGTATCCCGGCCAGCTCTCCGGCGGGCAGCAGCAGCGCGTGGCCATCGCCCGGGCGCTCGCGATGAACCCCAGGCTGATGATGTTCGACGAGCCGACGTCCGCCCTGGACCCTGAGATGATCAACGAGGTCCTCAAAGTCATGATGGAGCTGGCCGCGGACGGCATGACAATGATCTGCGTGACGCACGAGATGGGCTTCGCGCGAAACGTGGCAAACCGCGTCGTCTTCATGGACGAGGGCGAGATCGTGGAGGTCGCAACGGCGGAAGAATTCTTCACGGCGCCCAAGGAGCCGCGCACGCAGATGTTCCTCGAGCAGATCCTTACGCACTAG
- a CDS encoding amino acid ABC transporter substrate-binding protein, with product MNRNGRLVSIFAVVAALLLVFVVAACESDSGEDARENTLDVIIERGNLICGVKADTPGFGVLNPDGSATGNDVDYCRALAAAVFGDAGKVEFKEATSANRFELLAAKEIDVLIRTTTWTASRDADLEVAYAPTTFYDGAGIMVHAGSDVASVNELGGSTICILDGTSTQGAVSDYFAENGLTYSELTLQDNAAIRGAFIGGQCDAWSSDKSQLGGHQFTLKSDDGVDAVVLPETLSKEPLGPSVRDYDSEWEDVVRWVVNGMIIAEEQGVHSGNVDAMAANPPNNTVARLLGVGFDGGAPSNLGIGHGKIPGTFMQAVIKQVGNYGQAYESTLEAVGLTRAGSLNASYVDGGLIYAPPMR from the coding sequence ATGAACCGAAATGGCAGGCTGGTCTCTATATTTGCGGTGGTTGCCGCATTATTGCTCGTATTTGTTGTAGCAGCTTGTGAGTCTGACAGCGGAGAGGACGCCCGCGAGAACACGCTGGACGTCATCATCGAGCGCGGTAACCTGATTTGCGGCGTGAAGGCTGACACGCCTGGCTTTGGTGTGCTGAACCCGGATGGCTCCGCTACCGGGAACGATGTGGACTACTGCCGTGCGTTGGCGGCAGCCGTATTTGGCGACGCCGGCAAGGTAGAGTTCAAGGAAGCCACCTCCGCCAACCGGTTCGAGCTCCTTGCAGCCAAGGAAATCGACGTCCTCATTCGGACGACGACCTGGACTGCCAGTCGCGACGCCGACCTCGAAGTCGCCTACGCGCCGACCACCTTCTACGACGGCGCCGGCATCATGGTCCACGCTGGCTCCGATGTCGCCAGCGTCAATGAGCTTGGCGGCTCCACCATCTGCATCCTTGACGGCACCAGCACGCAGGGCGCGGTGTCCGACTACTTTGCAGAGAATGGCCTGACCTACTCTGAGCTGACCCTGCAGGACAACGCGGCCATCCGCGGCGCCTTCATCGGTGGCCAGTGCGACGCCTGGTCCTCTGACAAATCCCAGCTCGGCGGTCACCAGTTCACCCTCAAGTCCGATGACGGCGTCGACGCCGTCGTGCTGCCCGAGACGCTGTCCAAGGAACCCCTTGGTCCCAGCGTCCGCGACTACGACTCCGAGTGGGAGGACGTGGTCCGCTGGGTGGTCAACGGCATGATCATCGCCGAGGAGCAGGGCGTGCACTCCGGCAACGTTGACGCCATGGCGGCCAACCCGCCGAACAACACCGTGGCGCGGCTCTTGGGCGTCGGCTTTGACGGCGGCGCTCCCAGCAACCTGGGCATCGGCCACGGCAAGATCCCCGGCACCTTCATGCAGGCCGTCATCAAGCAGGTAGGCAACTACGGCCAAGCCTATGAGAGCACGTTGGAGGCCGTTGGTCTCACGCGTGCCGGATCGCTGAACGCCTCCTACGTGGACGGCGGTCTCATCTACGCGCCGCCGATGCGGTAG
- a CDS encoding MFS transporter produces the protein MQQGRKPRLFYGWYVVWGMIVVGATAMALAGPTYGLFIEPMREDLGWGRALFGWTQTGHLLAAAVGGLFIGRLIDRYGAKVLLAVAGGIAAILLGSLSFFHPEWWFITAYVVTGLVGIHGPASIYGAPVVAKWFVRQRARALGILSMGAPFGLLVAFPAVQWVILEFGWKTGWLTLGIIGLSVIVPVSLLVFKRQPEDIGLMPDGDTPRESGASGASRDPEARQWTRAEAIRTPAFWRVTLAYSMFTFCTTSMVIFRFPYFIGEGMDPSLMALAAGTAQILTLVGAVTMGRQVAFVGVERLLALNMLFMLTCFILTLNVANTLMMFVALYIWAFAINSLGALQGIVYAAYFGRQHAGAVRSVALLTTMLFAATAGPVTGYVADNTGGYEGVWWPCVGLLAVSALLLLTSRPPLHITVPVAGSSTQA, from the coding sequence CACGGCCATGGCGCTCGCCGGCCCCACCTACGGCCTTTTCATCGAGCCCATGCGCGAGGACCTCGGCTGGGGCCGCGCGCTCTTTGGCTGGACGCAGACCGGGCACCTGCTGGCGGCCGCCGTCGGAGGGCTCTTCATCGGCCGCCTCATCGACCGCTACGGCGCGAAGGTGCTTTTAGCCGTCGCGGGAGGCATCGCGGCAATTCTCCTCGGCAGCTTGAGCTTCTTCCACCCCGAATGGTGGTTCATCACCGCCTACGTCGTGACGGGCCTTGTGGGCATCCACGGCCCGGCCTCCATTTACGGCGCGCCCGTCGTGGCCAAGTGGTTCGTACGTCAACGTGCCCGCGCCCTCGGCATCCTCTCCATGGGCGCGCCCTTCGGCCTGCTGGTTGCATTTCCAGCCGTTCAGTGGGTCATCCTGGAGTTCGGGTGGAAGACGGGGTGGCTCACGCTCGGCATCATCGGGCTGAGCGTTATCGTGCCGGTGTCACTGCTTGTCTTCAAGCGGCAGCCGGAAGACATCGGCCTGATGCCCGACGGCGACACCCCACGGGAGTCCGGGGCGTCCGGCGCATCTCGCGATCCAGAGGCTCGCCAATGGACCAGGGCAGAGGCCATTCGCACGCCGGCGTTCTGGCGCGTCACGCTGGCTTACAGCATGTTCACCTTCTGTACGACCTCCATGGTCATCTTCCGTTTCCCCTACTTCATTGGCGAGGGAATGGACCCGAGCCTTATGGCGCTCGCGGCGGGAACGGCGCAGATTCTGACCCTGGTTGGCGCCGTGACGATGGGCCGTCAGGTGGCCTTTGTCGGCGTGGAGAGGCTGCTGGCGCTGAATATGCTCTTCATGTTGACGTGCTTCATACTCACCCTGAACGTGGCAAACACCCTCATGATGTTCGTGGCGCTCTACATCTGGGCATTTGCGATCAACTCACTCGGCGCCCTGCAGGGCATCGTGTATGCGGCCTACTTCGGGCGGCAGCACGCCGGCGCCGTCAGGTCCGTGGCGCTCTTGACGACCATGCTCTTCGCCGCGACGGCCGGGCCGGTCACGGGCTACGTCGCCGACAACACCGGAGGCTACGAGGGCGTCTGGTGGCCGTGTGTAGGCCTGCTGGCGGTCTCGGCGCTGCTGCTGCTGACGTCACGACCACCCCTGCACATCACGGTTCCTGTGGCAGGTTCATCCACGCAAGCATAG
- a CDS encoding amino acid ABC transporter permease, translating into MMTSTAIRPASLAQRVEWVKANLFNTRGNTALTLVSVGAAVVLLFLTARYVLFQANWGLVAINRRLFFIGSYPADETFRIWIAVFLVVALISVTYGIWAGKLRPYLVAIGVVAAMVLTLGLGTEVRIEQNEFTDVIESAGQTQTVTGIDNVLVVDRGWAPSWLYALSLGLAVPFGSTWVFMAGVFATLAIGAWVGKQISRYRSNPIVLQGIGALWVLLIPAIVLLQLGVSTNGWESAFLDMLVFAVGGFFSFFIGMALALGRISPYLAIRISSVGYIEVVRAAPLLVWLLFATFLKDELGPIGEAFSSIDLVYRVMFVFAFFGGAYIAEVIRGGLQSVPRGQREASQSLGLSSVQMYALIVLPQAIRAVIPAIIGRFIALWKDTALLAAISLVNTLEKSKKILSGQTDIAEGAFFEIYIIVALIYWVVSYLLSKLGSAAESRLGVGERR; encoded by the coding sequence ATGATGACCTCAACTGCCATACGGCCGGCGTCCCTTGCCCAGCGCGTCGAGTGGGTGAAAGCCAACCTGTTCAACACCCGGGGCAATACGGCCCTGACGCTGGTTTCCGTCGGCGCGGCCGTAGTGCTGCTGTTTCTTACTGCCCGGTACGTGCTCTTCCAGGCGAATTGGGGCCTCGTCGCCATCAACCGGCGGCTCTTCTTCATCGGCAGCTATCCGGCTGACGAGACGTTCCGCATCTGGATCGCTGTCTTCCTAGTCGTTGCGCTGATATCGGTCACCTACGGCATATGGGCCGGGAAACTTCGGCCGTACCTGGTCGCCATCGGCGTCGTCGCGGCGATGGTGCTGACGCTTGGGCTCGGTACAGAGGTCCGCATCGAGCAGAACGAGTTCACCGATGTCATCGAGTCCGCAGGGCAGACGCAGACAGTGACCGGCATAGACAACGTGCTGGTCGTGGACCGTGGATGGGCGCCCTCATGGCTGTACGCGCTGTCGCTGGGGTTGGCTGTTCCCTTCGGGTCGACGTGGGTGTTCATGGCCGGCGTCTTCGCGACGCTCGCGATTGGCGCCTGGGTTGGCAAGCAGATTTCGAGATATCGCAGCAACCCGATCGTTCTGCAGGGCATCGGGGCGCTGTGGGTGCTGCTCATCCCAGCCATCGTACTGCTGCAACTTGGGGTTTCCACCAATGGCTGGGAGAGCGCCTTCCTGGACATGCTCGTCTTCGCCGTTGGCGGGTTCTTCTCATTCTTCATCGGCATGGCGCTGGCCCTGGGCCGGATCTCGCCGTATTTGGCCATCCGCATATCCTCGGTGGGCTACATCGAGGTCGTTCGGGCGGCGCCCCTGCTGGTCTGGCTCCTCTTCGCGACATTTCTCAAAGACGAGCTGGGCCCCATTGGTGAAGCCTTCAGCAGCATTGACCTTGTGTACCGCGTCATGTTCGTATTTGCCTTCTTCGGCGGCGCATACATCGCCGAGGTCATACGCGGTGGCCTGCAGTCCGTCCCCAGGGGGCAACGCGAGGCATCGCAGTCCCTGGGGCTGTCGTCTGTGCAGATGTATGCACTCATCGTTCTTCCTCAGGCCATCCGCGCCGTAATCCCTGCGATCATCGGTCGTTTCATCGCGCTGTGGAAGGACACGGCGCTTCTGGCCGCAATCTCGCTGGTCAACACACTGGAAAAGTCCAAGAAGATCCTGAGCGGCCAAACTGACATTGCTGAAGGTGCGTTCTTTGAGATCTACATCATAGTGGCCCTGATCTACTGGGTGGTGTCCTACTTGCTGTCCAAGCTCGGCAGCGCCGCTGAATCGCGGCTGGGCGTGGGCGAACGGCGGTAG